The nucleotide sequence TCCACTGTAAGCCGCAGCGGTCGGACCGCGGAGACCCAATGGGCAATAAAGGACCAATTTAAGCAGTTTGCTCTTCTGGAGGTGACGTTGAAAACCGGGCGAACACACCAGATACGGGTGCATTGTGCGTCTATCCAGCATCCCATTGTGGGCGATAAAGTTTATCGGCCCCGGAAGCTGGAAAAAACAATTGCCAGACAAAGCCGCCGTCCGGACGAGATCCTGCAGGTCTTAAAATCAGCCAGGCGTCAGATGCTGCATGCCTGGCGACTGGGCCTTGCCCATCCGCAAAGCGATGAATGGATGGTGTTTGAATCCCCGCTGCCGCCGGATATGGCTCAGCTGATCAAACAAATCCAGGAGGCGGGTTTATAGGTTCAAAGTTTAAAGGTTCAAAGGTTCCTGAAAGATTGAACCCTGAACCCTGAACGCTGAACCTTTGAACCCTTTATGCCTTGATAATCAGGTAGGTTAAATATCCCACATAACAGGCGAGCAGAAGGGCGCCGCCTTTGCGGTCGACGGTATAGGTTCGGCGCATCAGCAGCCAGGGCAAAAAACTGGTGAACAGCATCACCAGGTAATCGATCCACAGCCCGCTTTCAAAAAAGCCGCCGGGAATCGGAATCGGCCGCACCAGAGAGGCGGCGCCTAGCACGCTCATGATATTAAACACGTTGCTGCCGACCAGGTTGCCGATACTGATATCCATTTCACCGCGCATGGCAGCCACCACAGATGTGGCCAGCTCAGGCAGGGAGGTGCCAAAGGCCACGATGGTCAGTCCGATAAATTTTTCACTGACACCCAGCTCCGTCATTATGTAAACGGCGCTCTCGACCACCATCTGGGCCCCACCGACCACACCGGCGATGCCGACAACTACCAGCAAAATCTGCTTTGATCTGGAAGCAATATAGCCGATATCTTCCAGTTCGGATTCGATCGCCGCGGTCATCTCACCACCGCCGGCTTGCCGGGTTTCCTTTTTGGCCAGGTAATAATTGATAAAGGTGTAGGCGATGATGCCGCCGAAAAGCGTGGCGCCTTCAATGCGGCCCAGAGTGCTATTGAGCGAAAGGACCAGCAAATACAGGGAAATGCCCAGCATGATCGGTATATCGCGCCGGATGACCGATGGATCACTTTTGATGGGGTTAAATAAGGCCGACAATCCCAATACCAGGGCAATGTTGCAGATATTGCTGCCGATCACATTGCCGACCGCAATCATGCTTTTGCCTTTAATGGATGAGATCAAGCTCACCACCAGCTCGGGGGCTGATGTGCCGAAAGCCACTACTGTCAGACCAATGACAATCGGGGTCACCCCCAGGCTGCGTGCCAGGCTGGAGGAGCCTTTGACCAGCCACTCAGCCCCAAAATAAAGCAATACAAATCCGATCAGGCACAGCACGATGTAAAGCAACATACCCCTTAACTCCTTTCAGAACCGCTGAGCATGGTCAACCTATTTCAAGCGTCGCCTGCGATCCAGCTGCAATTGGGCACCGATGAAAGCGGGTAGAGATTCTGATGTGTCAAATTTTGAGCAGCGATCATAGGCGAGACCTGACCGGGTGTCAAGGGGATATCCGTGTTCGGAAAACCTTAAGAAAGCATTTAAAACCTAAGTTGGCAGTCCTGACAGGGTGGTATTATCGGGCGCGAAATGACATAACTAATTGGAATTTATATTTTTATACACCAATATACAGCTGCTGATCATTTTGCTCTTGACCTTTCCATTCTGTTGGTACATGATTCTGCTTGCGTTTCCCGGATGCTTCTTATACAACACTTTGTGGTATAAAAAAGGACAGATGGAGACCATACAGTTTTAAAATTATCAGGCTGAAAGGAGGTGAAGCACCGGACATTTTCAGGTTGAGTTAATTAGAACAGAGCCTTTTCGAAAACATTGACACTCAGTTTGGAATGTTTGTTTGCAACCCAACTAACCAAGAAGAAGGAGGCAAATAAAATGAGCAACGGAAACAACAGGACCCCGCTACTGCAAAATGAAGATTGGTGGGCCTGTTTCATTGGCTGGTTTATTTTGCTGTTAGCTGTCTGGGGTGTGCTCCCGGCAACGCCCAAAATCGCCACATGGACCAGCCTGACAGCAGCCTTCCCCAAAGGGTGGTCGACCGTAGGGACGGCGATCGTTTTATGCCTTACCATGGGGATTCTGACATTTATCGGCGGCATCTTCATGAAATATGATTTGAAGAATTACATCCCGGGCTTTACCGTCATTTTTGCCATCACCGTCGTGTCCATGGTGATATCCAAGCAGGCGTTTATCAAAAAGTGGGGTATTTCTTATGTCCTATTCGCCCTGGCTTTCGGCCTGATCATCAGCAACATATTCAAGGTGCCCAAAATGCTCAAAGCTGCCGGCCAGACCGAATTTTTTGTTAAAATCGGTCTGGTGTGCATGGGAGCCACCATCATGTTTTCGGTGGTTCTGAAAGCCGGTGTTTTCGGCGTGATGCAGGCGGTACTGGTGGCAACAGTGGTGTGGTTCGGCACCTACTGGATCTGCCGCAAATTCAAGGTGTCGGAGCGCTTCAGCAGCATTATTGCAACGGCCAACGCCATTTGCGGTGTTTCCGCCAGTATTGCCGCCGGCGGCGCCGTCCAGGGTGATCCCAAAGAGGTGAGCTACATGGTGGCCTGGGTCCTGGTATGCGCGGTGGTCCTGATTCTGGTGATGCCGCCGATTGCGGCATGGCTGGATCTGCCGACCAATCAAGGGGGCGCCTGGCTTGGCGGTGTGATCGACAACACCGGCGCGGTGATTGCCGCCGGTGAAATCCTGCGCGACAAGGCCGGCAATCCAAGCCAAGCGGCAGTTGAAGCCGCCGCCATGGTAAAGATGGCCCAGAATGTGATGATCGGCCTGGTGGCCTTTCTAATGGCCATATGGGCGACCATGTCGCTGGAGAAAAAAGAGGGCGTTGAGAAGCCCGGTTTCAGCGAGGTGTGGTACCGCTTCCCCAAATTCGTGGTCGGATTTATGGTGGCTTCTCTGGTGGTTTCTTTTATCATCGAGCCTTCGATGGGCAAAAAAGCGGCCAAGGCCGTCTCCAAAGCTTGCAAGAGCTATCGCAGCTGGTTTTTTGCAATGTGCTTTGTGGCCATTGGATTGGAAACCGACTTTAAAGAGTTGGTGACTGTCGGCGGCGGACGACCGGCCATTGCCTACTGGTTATCTCAGACCGCAAATGCTATCTGGACTCTGTTTATTTCCTGGGTACTGTGGTCTGGCACTTTTATCACTCCGCCGATTCTGCCGGACTAAACACTAAATTGAGATATAGACATTTAAAGGCGCTCTTTTCTGAAGAGCGCCTTTCTTTTTGTGTCGCTCAAAATTGTCAGCGCCACTAACAGCACTCATCTATCGCAAATTCAAAAATGGTTTCCGTTTCTGGTGTTTTTTTTGGGATTTGACAAGTCGTTTCAGGTGATTTTCACCGCTCTCCATAGAATTTTACAGATAAATGGAATTGCGGTATAAGCTATTGTAGAAATAAAACGTTTGCTCATCGCAACGCATATTTAACAACCGCTATAAAGCTTTATTCCCATAACCGGCCACTGAAGGATATTGCCCTATGGAAAAACCCAAGATGATCCTGATAGCGGAAGAAAAACTGGCCCGCGAAGTGACCCTGGGTGTTATCGTGACCCGGCCGCTGACCGTCTGGCATTATATCATTCCGGGCATGTTCATCATTGATTTCCTGCGTCGCGGCAGCGCCCTGAAAAAATATACCGAGAATTTCCTTTTTCCCCGAAAATTGGCCGTTGATGCCGCTCAGGCACTTGCCCAGGGTGAACCTGAAGCTGATGTGTTCGAACACATTGAAAACGACACCCGGGTGTGGTTAAATTCCCTTGATTTGTATTCCACGGGGCTGCTGCAAGCCCAGGTGGGCGCTATTAAATTGCTGGCTGACCACTACGGCATGCTGCTAAAAGAGGACGGCTTAAGTGTTTATGCTTTGATGAAAGCCGCTTACCAAAACCAGGAGAACCTGCAGACATTCTTTGAGGAATTAACGGCTGCGGAAGCCGAGGTGGATCGCGAGCTGCTTGCCAAAAAGGGCGAAAACGAGAAACTCAAAGAGAAGATCTTGGCTGAACAAAAGCAGCTTGAAGAGAGGCGGGCAAAGATAATTGAAGAAGTTTTCTAATTCAGTGTTATCGAATCATGGTAAAAGATAAAGTCGTTCATATCATTTTCTTCCAGGCGCTATGAATGGCAAATTGCCTGTGGCCTGATATTTGGGATGATATTAACATTTTCGCATAACCAAAATTTTAGATGCTAAACATCCCAAATACCAGGCCGCTACCATCTGATAAGGTATCTTATCAACATAGCGCCTTCCAGAAAACGACATGACCGACCTCGATAACTGTCACAGAACGAAAGACAGGGATTTAATAGAAAAGATGGAGCATAGCGACACTGCAATTTTAGTCACTTTAGTTCATTTTAGGCATTTTAGGCACTTGTTAATTTTGCCGAAGTCATGATTTGAGGCTTAACCATTTATAACATATCTTAACCCAGCGGAGAGACATTGACTGAGGATTATCACAAAAAATATAAAATCATACTGGAAAAAGAGGAATCCAGGGCCCGGACACTGGCGCTTTCATTGATCAAACCGAAACAGCTGACGGTCTGGGAAATCTTGATTCCGGTCATTTTTATCCTCAATTATGTTAAATTGAAGCATTCCAGGGAGATTTTTATCCAGAACCAGATGTTTACCAAGAAGATGGCGCTGGATGCAGCCCTGGACATGAAAAAAAAAGACGCCCCCAAAACAGCGGTTATGGCGCAGATCGATTCCAAGACGAAAGAACTGGTGGCCTCGGTACCGAACGGTATTTATTCTGATGATATTCGCCAGCAGCAACTGAGTGAAGTGGAGTTGCTCATTGACCATTACACCGCGCTCTTAAGCGCACCCGGCATGGATCATGCCGCCCTGGTGACACACGCCTATCAAACGGCAGCGGATTATTCATCCTTTTTGACAACACTGCAATCGGCTGAAAAAGCGGTCATTGACGCCGCGCACCGGACGCTGGGCAGCAAGGCCGATACCCAGACGGCCGCCAAAATTGAATCGATCACCGAAAACATGCGCGCGGCAGAAGTTAACAACCTATATTCACCCCCATCCCAGCCATGAGATGCTAAATCGTAACGAACAGGAGCATATTTTCCAACACGCATATGTGCCGGAGCATTTAATCCAGTACGCGACGGCAGTCTCCGGCGGCACGCCTTTTTATGTTCAGGGCTACCTGTGTTATCGGCAGCGAAACCATCTCATTCTTATCGGATATCCCCTGGCAGACCCTCCTGAGAAGCTCTCACAGGTATACCCGGTGGTCTGTGAGCGGTTCAACCCGGATGCCATCACGCTGGTTGCCGAAGACCTGTCCGGTTTACCGCCAGGCGATGAGCCCCAGCCGGCAGATCACTACTATCGCCTTGACCTGCCCTTAAAGCCACCGCACCCGGATGTGGCCTACATGGTGCGGCGCGCTGCAAGGGAACTGCAAATAGAAGCGGGTCAATTTGGCAGGGAACACAAAAAGATCATCAAAGAATTTATCGGTGGGCAAAAGTTATCCGCGGCCCTTGTGAAGGTCTTTAAACAGGTGTCAGCCTATATGAAGCGGTCACCATCGGCTTACTTGCTTGAGGCCCGTAAGTCGGGTCGGCTGGCTGCGTTTTCCATTGTCGATCTGGGTTCGGCTCACTATGCCTTTTACCAATTTAATTTTCGCTCTGCAAAAATGAGTGTGCCGGGTGCTTCTGATCTTCTGTTTGACGAAATGGTGCGGCTGGCGCAATCGAAGGGAATGCAGGCCATCAACCTGGGGCTGGGCGTTAACCGCGGTATCCGACGCTTTAAGGAAAAATGGGGCGGTCAGGCCTTTTTAAAACATCGCACGGTGCACATTCAACTCAGATCGGATACTGACCTTAGCAAATTGTCGAAAAAGCTTTAGGTTCAAAAATTAAGGTGTCAGGTTTCGGGTGTCAGGTGTCAGCCCTTCTAACCGACCCTGACACCTGACACCCGAAACCTTATGTATATAAACACCTGAAACCATCTGATTTAAGAATAAATCTGATCGGCTTCTGCCAGGCGGATATTATTAGTGGCCTCTTTCACTCTCTGAAACCAACGTCTGCGATCTGTTTTGGTTCCTTTACGCATGGTGGTAATGGAAGCCTGAATGACGTCATCTTCCAGTTTTTGCAGGGAGGTTAAAAAGCTCAGATACTGACCTTTTGAGGGAAATTGTTCTTTGATGATGCCGGCATATGTTGTTTGTTGTGATTTGAAAAGATCCCGGTAATGGTTGATGAGCAGCTCGATTTCGGGTAATTGGCGGCGCCTGATTTTTTCGGTGTAAAAGCCTTTTTTTTCTTTGTTCAAGACGTCTTTGGTCTTGATTTCAATCTGGCGGAACTCCCAGGCATAATCTTTGCCCTGGTCAATATTTTTTGCTGCTTCAAAAGCAAGCCGTTTGGTAAATAGAATATTTTTGCAGGTAAAACGCAGTCTCTGCTTATATTTGAAACGCTGATACAGATAAACGGGCAGCAGCAACATTTTCCAGTTCACGGCTACTTTTTTATCCGCCAGAAGAATTCTGGCGACTTTATCGGCCTGGTGATCCTCATGCTTCCAGATGGTGCGGTAATTTGTCATGGCGAGCAAGATATAGAGAACCCTGTCTAATGTCAACCGCTACATAGGGTCCCATTGTTATTCGTTTACTTGCTTTTAATGAGCGAGATGGTTATCGTATTTTCCTTGGTCAATAGTATATTTCAAGATCGATGCTTTCGGATAAACCACTATGACGCCATACTCTTTTGACGGCAAAAATGTTCTTGTCACCGGTGCCAGCGGCGGCCTGGGCTCTGCCATAGCGAAATTGCTGGCTGACAGGGGAGCGCAGTTGGTGGTCTCTTCTCGATCGGAAAAGGCGTTGGATGAGCTGATTTCACAATTGCCGCAAAAAGAAAATGCACGCGCTATTACCGCCGACCTGTCTCAACCCGGAGAGGCGACCCGGCTGGCGCAAGAAGCCAGTGCGGTGCTCGGTCATATTGATGTTCTGATCAACAATGCCGGTGTCGGCTATTTTGCCCTGATGGAAGAGACCAGCGAAGAAAACATTCGCCATCTTTTCGAGGTCAATACGGTTTCGCCTCTGGTGCTGATTAAAACCCTGTTGCCGCAGATGCAAAAAAGGGGCAGCGGTCGGGTGGTCAATATTTTATCCTGTGCCGGCCGGGTGCCCATTCCAACGGTAGGGGTCTATGGCGGCAGCAAGTCGGCATTGGCTGTTATGGCCAATACCATGCGCCTGGAACTTGACCCCCAAGGGATTGATGTTATCAATATTTATCCGGGCACGGTAGCCACTGCCTTTGAAGAACATGCTTTCAGGGAAGAAGAACGACCGGGGCTCTGTCCGCATGACATCTGCGGCGAGCCTCGCTTTCGAATTGCTCAAAAAGTTGTTGAAGCCGCTGCCGGCCCGCCGGGCGAAGTCTGGCTGGAACGGGCCGGCAAGTGGTTTTCAACGGCGGCGCTCATCTGGCCGAATTATGTTGATCGCCGCCTGTCATCATTGCGCGATCAGGTGCTTGAAAAGAAATCGCTTAAAAAACGGCCTTGGCGACTCTTTCAGGTGGAATCGGCGATTGCCTGTAATCTGAAGTGCGTCATGTGCCCCTGGAGAGAGATCGCCAAAAAATCCCAGAATCGCGGTATCATGACCCCGGAAATTTGGGATGCCATACGACCCTATTTAGATCAGGTGCAATCGGTTGATTTTACCGGTGGCGGTGAGCCCCTGCTCCAACCCCATCTGCCCGAATGGATTGCAGATGCCGTTCAAGCCGGATGTGAAACCGGTTTTTTATCCAACGGGCTGCTGCTCAAAGAGGACAAACTAAAGAAAATTCTGGCTGCCGGCATTAACTGGATTTGTATTTCCATGGATGGGGCTGATGCCGAGATGTACAACCAAATCCGGGTGGGGTCTAATTTTAATCGAGTTTGTGAAAACGTGGCCAACATCTCCAGGCTGCGCAGCAACAAGGTGCCCAAAACCATGCTCAATTTTGTTATCATGGACATAAACGCGCACCAGATGGAAGATATCGTGAAATTGGCGGATCGTCTGGGGGTGGATCAGATCAATTTCAAGCAATGTGATGTCATTCGCGATCAGGAGGGAAAAGGCTTTGGCCTTTTTGCCTCCGAGGAAACCAAAGAAATCCGGCGTCTGCAAAAATCGTTGGATAAAGCCCGGCGCCTGGCAAAAAAATTAGACATCGAAACGACGGCCTTCGCTTTTACACCTGAGGAACTGGCTGTATGCGAGCAGGATCCGCGCGATTCCCTGTTTATTCGATACGACGGCACGGTGGCGCCCTGTATCAATCTTGCACTCGGCGGACCGACCACATTCTTGGGAGAAGAAGTCACCATTCCTTCGGTCCACTATGGCAAGCTGCCGCAGGACGATTTAATGGATTTATGGGAGACAGAGAGCTGTCAATTCTACCGGCAGATATTCCAGGAAAGGGTTGAAAAATTCGATAATATCATCATGAACGGTCTGCTCGGTTCTTCGGGCAGCAACCGTGTGAAGGTGATGCGCCAGGCCCGGGAAGCCATGCCGGATCCGCCGAAGGGGTGTAATGTGTGTCACTACCTATATGATATATAAAGTTCCAAGGTTCAGAGGTTCAGGGTTCAAAGGTTCTGGTTTCAACGGTTCGGAGGTTCAAAGGCTCATAACCCAGAACGCAGAACGCTGAACCTTTGAACCTTATTTTAGATACCCGGAACACAGCCCGGGGCGCGGATCATCAAAACCGGAACACAGGCAGAGCGCAGCAAGCGGTCGGCCACGCTGCCCATTATCCAGCGGCTGACACCCGAACGGCCATGGCTGGCGATGACAATCAGGTCAACCTCATTTTTCTCTGCCCAGTGCGCCAGCGTATCGGCAACCATGCCCTCCAATACCTCATAATTAGGAACCACACCATCAAGACGGGTGTTTGCCACCATCCTTTTTAAATAGGCTTCGGCCGCTTGCGTGTGCTGCTTCTGCAGCTGCAATCGCTCTTCCTCACCAAAGCCGAATTCGCCTCTGGCCGGCACACTGGCCGGCAATTGAATTGGATTTACCACGCGGACAAATACCACATTGGTGATTTTACATCCGGTTGTAATGGCCTCCACATGCGGCATGACACATTCTGCCAGCTCCGAACCATCCAGCGGGACCATGATTTTGTTGTACAACATCAGTTGTTCTCCTATAGAAGTTGATTTGAGGTAACAATAGATATGTCAAAATATAAGAACGGTCATGCACAAGTGTCAATTCGGATGGCAGATGTCAGAAGTCAGAGGTCAGAGGTCAGATTTCAGAGGACTCAGGACTGAGTGCTGAGGACTGAGCAACACGAACGAATGTCAGTAACCAGAGGGCAAAGGTCAAGGGCCTTAACCATTGAACCCTGAACCTCTGAACCTTGAACGGTTATACCATCCCCCTGAAGGCCATGAAGGTGAGTGACAGAACTCCGGCGGTGACCAGGGCAATGGCGGTGTCCTGAAGTGGGCGCGGAACCCGGGCTAAAAGAATGCGCTCGCGTACGCCGGCAAACATGATGAGCGCCAGGCCGAAACCGACGGCGTAGCTGAAAGAGGCGACCAGCGCCTCGAGGAAATTGTATTCTTCATTGATGTTGATCAGGCAAGCGCCCATAACAGCGCAGTTGGTTGTGATCAGGGGCAGGAAAATGCCGAGGCCGGCATACAGACCCGGGATGCTTTTTTTAAGGAACATTTCGACAAATTGCACCAGCGAGGCAATCACCAGGATAAATGACACGGTTCGCAGGTATTCAAGACCCAATGCTTTCAGGAAATATCTATCGGTAAGCCAGGTGATGACGCCGGCCATAACGAGCACGAACACCACCGCCATGGCCATGCCGACGGCAGTTTCCATTTTCTTGGAAGTCCCCAGAAACGGGCAGTTACCCAAAAACTGGGCCAGCACAATATTGTTGATCAAGATACAGCTGATTGCCAGAACGATTAAATCGCCCATCGTCATCTCCTATTTTTTACCCACCAGATTCATCAGACAAAGCATCAAACCCAGCGCGACAAATGCACCCGGCGCTTCGACCATAAACGTAAACGGCTTGTAAGCCGGACCAAAGGTATTGTAAACCAGGCCCCAGTCCTTCCATAATGTCAGGTAACCGGTGCCCAAAAGTTCGCGTACAGCCGCCAACGCCGCAAGTGAAAGCGTAAAGCCGATGCCGATCCCCAGACCATCCAGCAGGGATCGAACCACACCGTTTTTAGAGGCAAAGGCTTCTGAACGACCCAGCACCACACAATTAACAACAATGAGCGGGATAAAAATGCCCAGTTTCAGAAATAGTGGATAGGCAAAGGCCTGCATGACCAGCTCTACAACGGTCACAAATGTGGCAATAATGACAATATAGCAGGCGATTCGGACCTTGGCCGGGATGACTTTGCGCAGCATGGATACCAGCACGTTGGAGCACACCAGCACAAAGGTGGTGGCAACACCCATTCCGATACCGTTTTCAACGGTTTTGGTTACGGCCAGCACCGGGCACAGGCCCAGGACTAAACGAAACGGCGGAACTTCATCCCATAAGCCTTTGGTAAATTCCTGTACAATTGATCGGGCCATCCATTGCTCCTATTATTTAAATTCGTTCAGCTTTGCGGTTAGCTGGGGTTTCGCTTTTTCAAATATTTTCAAGGCATCATTGGTTGCCGAAGTCACCGCGCGGGATGTAATCGTGGCGCCGCTGATGGCATTAATGCTGCCGCCGTCAGAGGTGACGTTGACCGGTTCTCCCAACGGCAGCTCTTTGAACTGGGCTGCAAAGCTTGGATCAGTTTTGGCTTTGGCACCCATGCCCGGCGTTTCAGCGTGGGTGGTTACGCCCACCCCCATGATCTGATTGTTCGAGACGTCAATACCGACCATCAAACCCACATCGCCGCCATAACCTTTACCGGAGGTTTCAAAAGTAATGGCGCGCGGCTCGCCGTCAAAAACACCCACAAAAAAGGTGTGCTCGATTTCATCGACCTTAAGTAGAAAGCGATCTACGATGGGGTCGTTGGTGGCCCCTTCCAAAATGGATCGGATGGCCGGACCTTTGACAAATTCAAGGACCTGGTTTTCAATGCGATCCTTGGTGTTATCGCGTATGGCGGCCAGCAGCCCTCCGGATAAGGTGGCCAGAATTGTCAGGACAAGCAGCATTTTTATCATTTCACGCATCTTATTCAACCTTTCCAAGTGCCGGGGGTCGGATTTTATCCAGCAGGGGGCTAATCAGATTGATGACCAGAATGGCCAGAATAACCCCATCCACCCAGGCGCCGATATTGCGGATCAGCACGGTCATAATCCCACCAACGGCGCCATAAATCAGCATGGGTATGAAATTGACGGGTGAAGACGAATCTTCGGTGGCCAGGAAAAAAGCGCCGATTAAGGTATAGCCGGTTAGCAGGTGAAAGGCCGGCGGCGCAAACTGGGCCGGATTGAACAGATTAAAGACGGTGGCTGTTAAATAGACACCGGCCAGGAAGGTGAGGGATATTTCCCAGCGGATAAAGCCTCTCAGCATCAGGTAGACGCCGCCGATGATAAGACCCAGACCAAAGGTCGCGCCGGGACCGCCCAGCTGCCGTCCCATGAGAAGATCCACCAGGTTGAAGTTGTCCGCCGAGGCGGCGCCGTAATATTTTACAGCCGCCAGCGGGTAAACGGTGGCAAATTCGAGATCGTAATTGAGCAGGGCGGCATCAAAGTCCAACAGGCTTCCCCATGAGAGCATCATCATTGCCAGTGCCAGCGCGACCGGATGAAAGGCGTTGCTGCCAATACCGCCAAATATTTGCTTGCCAACAACGACCACAATGAACGTGCCGGTGATGACCGCCCACCAGGGCATGGTGGCCGGAACGAGCATGGCAAACAGCATTCCCAGCCAGGCGGCGTTTCCGTCGCCGATGGTGATGGTTCTTTTGGTCACCAGGTTAATGGCCAGCTCCCAGATGATCGCTGAGGAGATCGCTAGGCAGACCACACCCAATGCCTGCATGCCATAGTGGTATAAGCCCAGCAAAAGCGCCGGCAGGGCGGCCAGCATGGTATGATAACTGCGCTCGGTTATCGAACGCCCGCTATGAAAGAACGGGGCATGGGATACGATTAATTTTTTCTGTCCTAGGGGTAATTGCTGCTCAAGCATGTCTCTTTTCTCAAGCATTCGCTGCCTCCAACGTTTTTGCGCGTTCCAGCTCGTATTTTGCCAACTTGATATACTGCAAAATCGGGATTTGGGATACGCATACATAGCTGCAAAGGCCGCAATCGATACACGAATATAAATCGTAGTTGTCGGCGGCCTCTTCATATTGGTTGGCTTCCAGAAATCGAACCAGCATGTTGACCTGAATCTT is from Desulfobacterales bacterium and encodes:
- a CDS encoding RnfABCDGE type electron transport complex subunit G, coding for MREMIKMLLVLTILATLSGGLLAAIRDNTKDRIENQVLEFVKGPAIRSILEGATNDPIVDRFLLKVDEIEHTFFVGVFDGEPRAITFETSGKGYGGDVGLMVGIDVSNNQIMGVGVTTHAETPGMGAKAKTDPSFAAQFKELPLGEPVNVTSDGGSINAISGATITSRAVTSATNDALKIFEKAKPQLTAKLNEFK
- a CDS encoding RnfABCDGE type electron transport complex subunit D, whose translation is MLEKRDMLEQQLPLGQKKLIVSHAPFFHSGRSITERSYHTMLAALPALLLGLYHYGMQALGVVCLAISSAIIWELAINLVTKRTITIGDGNAAWLGMLFAMLVPATMPWWAVITGTFIVVVVGKQIFGGIGSNAFHPVALALAMMMLSWGSLLDFDAALLNYDLEFATVYPLAAVKYYGAASADNFNLVDLLMGRQLGGPGATFGLGLIIGGVYLMLRGFIRWEISLTFLAGVYLTATVFNLFNPAQFAPPAFHLLTGYTLIGAFFLATEDSSSPVNFIPMLIYGAVGGIMTVLIRNIGAWVDGVILAILVINLISPLLDKIRPPALGKVE